In the Fibrobacter sp. genome, one interval contains:
- a CDS encoding ABC transporter permease, protein MIDLFKRLFKVAFAEWKLFYTDPAAMLLLVVAGVLYAFYYPTPYMNQTVTKAPVAVVDLDHTVMSRQLTQMSAAAQQIDVRYIYSDIREAEEALAREDIFGFMVIPQDMEKTLRNGGDVDVNVFTHGAYVMLHGNIGTAFTTCALTVGATTKVKRIALGKKAPAAKAMAMRDPVPISIQTMYNNTGSYSNYVVPSVLVLILQQTLVIGICILGGARAHRKFRGKFRDSVVENEKMPYRYFGRSFAYFVHYCSFILFYHFVIYNVFSFPRRGEVLPMVAFAIVFLFSTINFGMVLSQVFLRRESSMQLFLYMSIPILFLANFSWPSYLIPAWMKGLSCILPTTFAVPAWLAIEQRGADIYDAASLLYPLAIQAVFYLLLGLVLTRIRDKTGLKTGDM, encoded by the coding sequence ATGATTGATCTCTTTAAGCGCTTGTTCAAGGTTGCCTTTGCGGAATGGAAACTGTTCTATACGGATCCTGCCGCCATGCTGCTGCTTGTGGTGGCTGGTGTACTTTACGCTTTCTATTATCCAACTCCTTACATGAACCAGACGGTGACTAAGGCTCCCGTGGCTGTTGTGGACTTGGATCATACGGTCATGTCTCGCCAGTTAACGCAGATGTCCGCTGCCGCTCAGCAGATCGATGTTCGTTACATCTATTCGGATATTCGCGAGGCAGAAGAGGCCTTGGCCCGCGAAGATATTTTCGGCTTCATGGTCATTCCCCAGGACATGGAAAAGACATTGCGCAATGGCGGCGACGTGGATGTGAATGTATTTACCCATGGGGCTTACGTGATGCTCCATGGCAATATCGGGACAGCCTTTACCACATGCGCCCTTACTGTTGGAGCAACTACAAAGGTGAAACGGATTGCCTTGGGCAAGAAGGCCCCGGCAGCCAAGGCCATGGCAATGCGAGATCCTGTTCCTATCAGTATCCAGACCATGTATAACAACACGGGCAGCTATTCCAATTATGTTGTCCCAAGTGTGCTGGTTCTTATCTTGCAACAGACGCTGGTGATAGGTATCTGTATTCTCGGTGGCGCCCGCGCTCACAGAAAGTTCCGAGGCAAGTTCCGGGATAGCGTTGTGGAAAACGAAAAGATGCCCTACCGCTATTTTGGCCGTTCCTTTGCCTATTTTGTTCATTACTGTTCCTTTATCCTTTTCTACCACTTTGTCATCTACAATGTGTTCAGCTTCCCCCGTCGTGGGGAAGTCCTTCCAATGGTGGCTTTTGCCATTGTGTTCCTTTTCTCCACCATCAATTTCGGGATGGTTCTTTCTCAGGTTTTTCTCCGTCGAGAATCCAGCATGCAGCTGTTTTTGTACATGAGCATCCCGATACTTTTCCTTGCCAACTTTAGCTGGCCTTCCTATTTGATTCCTGCCTGGATGAAAGGGCTGTCCTGCATTTTGCCTACAACTTTTGCGGTTCCTGCCTGGCTTGCCATAGAACAGCGTGGCGCTGATATCTACGATGCGGCTTCCCT